The Peromyscus eremicus chromosome 11, PerEre_H2_v1, whole genome shotgun sequence genome includes a window with the following:
- the Prkaa1 gene encoding 5'-AMP-activated protein kinase catalytic subunit alpha-1 isoform X2, whose protein sequence is MVVHRDLKPENVLLDAHMNAKIADFGLSNMMSDGEFLRTSCGSPNYAAPEVISGRLYAGPEVDIWSSGVILYALLCGTLPFDDDHVPTLFKKICDGIFYTPQYLNPSVISLLKHMLQVDPMKRATIKDIREHEWFKQDLPKYLFPEDPSYSSTMIDDEALKEVCEKFECSEEEVLSCLYNRNHQDPLAVAYHLIIDNRRIMNEAKDFYLATSPPDSFLDDHHLTRPHPERVPFLVAETPRARHTLDELNPQKSKHQGVRKAKWHLGIRSQSRPNDIMAEVCRAIKQLDYEWKVVNPYYLRVRRKNPVTSTFSKMSLQLYQVDSRTYLLDFRSIDDEIAEAKSGTATPQRSGSISNYRSCQRSDSDAEAPGKPSEVSLTSSVTSLDSSPVDLAPRPGSHTIEFFEMCANLIKILAQ, encoded by the exons ATGGTGGTCCACAGAGACTTGAAACCTGAGAACGTCCTGCTTGATGCACACATGAATGCAAAGATAGCTGATTTTG GTCTTTCAAACATGATGTCCGATGGTGAATTTTTGAGAACAAGCTGTGGCTCACCCAATTACGCTGCCCCGGAAGTGATTTCAGGAAG ATTGTACGCAGGCCCCGAGGTGGATATCTGGAGCAGTGGTGTCATTCTCTATGCCTTGTTATGTGGAACCCTCCCCTTTGACGATGACCATGTGCCAACGCTTTTTAAGAAGATATGCGATGGGATTTTTTATACCCCTCAGTATTTAAATCCCTCTGTCATCAGCCTTTTGAAGCATATGCTGCAGGTAGATCCCATGAAGAGGGCCACAATAAAAGATATCAG GGAACATGAATGGTTTAAACAGGACCTTCCAAAATATCTCTTTCCTGAGGATCCATCGTACAGTTCAACCATGATTGATGATGAAGCCTTAAAAGAAGTGTGTGAGAAGTTCGAGTGCTCGGAAGAGGAGGTTCTCAGCTGCCTGTACAACAGAAATCACCAGGACCCGCTGGCGGTAGCCTACCATCTCATCATAGACAACAGGAGGATAATGAACGAGGCCAAGGATTTCTACCTGGCAACGAGCCCGCCCGATTCTTTCCTCGATGACCACCATTTGACTCGGCCCCATCCCGAAAGAGTCCCCTTCTTGGTTGCTGAGACACCAAGGGCACGGCATACCCTTGATGAGTTAAACCCACAGAAATCCAAACACCAAGGTGTCCGGAAAGCAAAATGGCATCTGGGAATTAGAAGTCAAAGTCGACCAAATGATATCATGGCAGAAGTATGTAGAGCAATCAAGCAATTGGATTATGAATGGAAG GTTGTAAACCCCTATTATTTGCGTGTACGAAGGAAGAATCCTGTGACTAGCACGTTTTCCAAAATGAGTCTACAGCTCTATCAAGTGGATAGTCGGACTTACTTATTGGATTTCCGTAGTATTGATG ATGAAATTGCAGAAGCCAAATCAGGGACGGCTACTCCACAGCGATCGGGATCCATCAGCAACTATCGATCTTGCCAAAGGAGTGACTCCGATGCTGAGGCTCCTGGAAAGCCCTCGGAAGTTTCTCTCACCTCGTCTGTGACCTCGCTCGACTCTTCTCCTGTTGACTTAGCTCCAAGACCAGGAAGTCACACAATAGAATTTTTTGAAATGTGTGCAAATCTAATTAAAATTCTTGCACAGTAA